The genome window TATAGAGAATAGGACTCCCAAATTAGGGGTGACAAATAGTGGTGCGTGTGTCAGAACTTCACACTCGGCAAAAACGTCCCTCCTGTACCTGCAGAAGGGCTTAATTTCAATTATAGCACTTTCCCACTGAACACAGACTTGGAGTCAGCATTTGCCTCCAAACTGCCCATCATTTCAGAACTGACACAGGCCCTACCACATTTGGCATTTCTGTATTTAGATGTCTATTCACACATCTAAAAACTATGACTTTTaatgactgctttaaaaaaatttgaagagatgTCTTGAAGAAAAAGAGCATCACCTCCTAATGTTAAATAAAACTACGAACCAATTCAGCTTAACTTTGCTGTTCAAAAGCAGTGTTTCTCCTGTTCTCCTGTGTGTCAGAATCACCAGGAGAGACTGCTGTTGGGTGCCCTGTCCAGAGTTCAGTAGGTCCTGGGTGGGACctaataatttgcatttcaaacATTTTGAGATCCACCATTCTAAAGAATACtggaacaaattttaaatatgtaaaactgAAAATCCTTTGACAAGCAAAATAGTACATCATAATTAGCATagctttatgaagaaaaatgtaaaggaacCCAGCAGAATTTGTAGTGAAAGAACAAAGATTGTGGAGCTAAATAGACCTTGGTTTGGTCTCTGGTTCTGCTACTGGTTCATGATTTTTACTAAGATGACTTGAACTCTATTAAGCCTTAGTTTCTTCTGGTAAAGTGGGGATAAGAAAAATATCCTGTAGAGttattgtgaggatgaaatgttCAAGTGactagtacagtgcctggtacatggttAAGTATTCATTCaatccttcctcttttccctacTTTTTCTCCATTGATGGCAGTCATGGAACTTAAAGTAATGgagtgaaataacattttttaaaaggttgtagGATCTGACATGCAAAAGATTCTTATAACCATACTAGAAAAAACTACAGTGAATTAGTGGACAAAGTGGAAGCAATTTAGGTTGTAAAGACTGTGGGGAAGATCTGCGGAAACATATGGTCCCAGCCCACCTCGTTAGGAGTCAGCCCTAAAGTAACAGGGCTCACCTTCATTCCATATACCTGTGATGAAAATGGGATTCCTATACCCAGGAAATACATTCAGGAGCCCAATACCAATTGCCTCGTTATTCCCTTACCCTCATAATGGTAGCCCTTATCCAGGAGTTTTTCTTCTGAACCTTTTTTCAAAAAACTCCCGGAAAAGTGTTGGAAAACAGCTTCCCCCTTTTGTCTCAGTGGAGTGTGATATATCGTTGAAAATCCTAAAACCCAAAAGTACAAACCCAACCACTGAAATCCTATTTGTAGTCCATTTGGGTCATTAAAGCACCAAGTACCATGAATTTATGGCAATGAGGAGAGGCAAGCTTTGCATTATTTCGGAACACACTACACGATCTCCATAATTAACTCAGTAAATTAGACTTATCACTCCAGAAATATCTTGCTAGATCCCATTTCGAGTTCAATGATGTTTCTGAGCAATTTCATTTCGAATACAGAGTGATGGTAGCATACTCAGAATTCCAAGATGGCGAGACGACTTGGCTAATGTAGTCCAAGACTTGCTTGCCTGTTAGCACGCTGGGACAGGTCAGggatttaaaaatttcaatgtaGAGGAAGCAAACAGAATTTTTGCTTCGGATGCTGGAGCTTCTTTCCTAAacatcaaaagaatgaagctaCCCTTGGCCAAAATCATAAAGATAAAGCTTGTCCTCCAGTTTCTCTTActgttttctccttcccttttccccaggTTTAACTCGGCGGGAAAAGTTTAGAATATTATTTCGATTTTTGTGCTTATCAAAGAGAAatgtttccttctcctctgccgAGGGTTAGAATTCCCTGGGAATTCAGGGACCCTGAAACTCCTATTTCCTTTAGTTAAAAGTAAGGGGGGTAAATTCAGGATTAAAAACCAAAACCGAATCCAGGGTTCTCTTTCGGGGGAAGGGAGGACGGGTGGGTGGGGTCAGTCCGGTGCAGCGTGGCCCCCGGGCTCCGGATGTCACCCCGCGGCTCTCGGATCCCCCTCCCAGCAACGTCGCGCCAGGCTCGCCGTGCGCCCAGCCTCCGCACCGGTGGGAGCCGGCCCAGGTTTCCTTCTCCTACCGGGATCCATCCCTCCCGCCTCACAGCGACCCTGGCTACGCCGAGGCCGGAGCCGTTGTCGCCAAGTTGGCAGTGAGGCCGCGGCCCCGCCGCTCCGCCTTGGGCCTGAAAGCGCCGGGCTCCCGCCGGCAGGGGGCGTTGCAGCGGCGGCCCGAGGCCCGCGGTGCGGGGACCGACCCGAGGCTGGAACCTCGCTCTCAGCGTTGGGGGCGCGCAGCACCGCCGGGCGGAACTGGCCAGGCGTCAGGGGCCAGAGGCCAGGATCGCGGCACTCGCGGCGGCCCAGCTTGGCTCCGCGGTGCAGCGCCGGCACGCCCGGCCGCGGTCCCGGGCGACTCCCTCGGTGACGCGGGGCGcgttccttcctcttcctttcgcCTCTCCGGCCCCGCCTTCCCTTCCCTCCGCCCACCTCCCCGAAGCGGAGCCGCCGCCGCCAGCCGCGCCGTCATGTCGGCCCCCGCCGAGTCCCCTCATCCGGCCGCCAGCGCCCGGATCTCGCCCAAGCTTGGCGGAGCCACAGCCTCAGGAGCCGCCACGCCCGCAGGCCCGGGCCCGGCGCCGCACCAGCAGAACGGTGAGGCGGCCCGCCCCAGCGGAGCGCGGGGCCTAGCGCCGGCGGGGCAGCCTGCGCGGCCGCTCAGGACACACCGGGCCGGGCCCAGAGGGGTGATGGGGCGGGGGATGCCGGGGATGGGGGCGAAGGTGTGGGGAGCCGCGGACCAGGCCAAGCTGGGGGCGGACCGTGGGGGGGGGCGCGGGGtgcggggcgcgggggggggggacgggcgccctggcgcgggggcgggggccgaCCCGGGAGAGCTGGGGCCGGGGCTGTTTACGTAATGTGACCCTAGGCCCGAAGGCGTCCGGGGTTAGTAGGGGAGGTGGACAAGGAGGGGCCCAGGTCCGCTTTAAAAAACCCTCGTAACCCGGCCTGAGCGCCGGCGAGTTGCCCCGAACGACCCTTTCGCCGGCGAAAAGCCGAGGCCGCGGAGTGCGCGGTCCGGGGAAGCCTGGTGTAGCCCGCGAGCTGCACGGATTGTGCCCTTCCCCGTCTCAGGAAAATTGCTTTGATTTCTGCGGCCCAGCGAGCACGTTGCCTTGAAGGGAACTTAAGTTAGCGCTCAAGTTTGTAGACAAAAGGGTGTAAATATGCAACACAAGTGTAACCGTAATCCTGACCCAGTTCGGCCGCAGGCTCTGTCATTGCTGCGGCGGCTGCCGCTCTGGCGTTCGGAGTCGGCTTGTGGTGTCGGAAAGGGAGCAGGTGTCAGACGGATTTAAACGAACACCTttagattgggggggggggggcgtccgcCAGCTCCACTTTCAGAAAGACGACAGCATGCTAGAGTTGGCCCCGCTTGGAGGGAAGCTTCCAAGGCCTTCACACAGGCAGCAGCCAGTGCGACTTGAAAGCCGCGGTCATGCTAAAGTCGTAGCATTTTTAGTATGCGGGAGATTCAAGTGAAAAACGATCGTTTCTAGGATATTTATTCCCTGATCATTGGGATCTGAATGTTAGTGGGTGGTGCCGGGGAAGGGGGACCTCACGTTATAAACTTGATAGTATTTTAGGTGAGAACCCTCGAAAGTCATGAAAAAGGCCCTGTTTTTGTAAGAGAACAAAACTACACTAGTACTTTTCAAACAGTTGTTAGACTGACCTGTTTTGTCCAAATTGTTAATGGAAATTCACTGGACTATATAAATCAGTTCAGCCACTATGTGGTTTTTCAGCTGACGCTTTTCAAACATGAATACCGTTTATCCTGAGTATCagaggttgaattttttttttcccccccataaaAGTGATGTCTTGGGCCGGCTATCCTTTGGATCAGCCATACTTGTCAATATTACATGCTTTACTTCTGGTGGTCATTGTTTACGAGGGTGTAGAGTGAACAGTGTAGTAGATTTTATGTTCCTGTCCTGAACATTCATAAAGATATTTCTGAGCAGTGTTTGTCCTTGTCAACTTGATATAAattgttgtttttcctcttaaACGGTCTTCTGTGTAAAGGAACTAGCACATGTTTTTTTAAGGAGAGATTGCAAGTCTTTTGGAGTATTGTAAACCCATGTTTAACAGTGATCCAAGGATtgtcttttcttgattttctggGTATGCATTATTTTGTtagtgaatgattcttttttaagattttatttatttaacagagatcacaagtaggcagagaggcaggcagagaaatagaggaggaagcaggctctccgcggagcagagagagcctgatgtggggctggatcccaggatcctgggatcatgacctgagcccaaggcagaggctttatctcactgagccacccaggtgccctgtgaatgattttttaaaagtggcaaATATGATTCTTAGCCTTACAAATTTTGTGAAGGCCCAGGATATCTATTGTAATGAGGATATTAAATCTGTTAAGAACATTAGAAGCCAAATATAGATGATGCTTAGTTTCTACTGTTTGTAATCATTACTTTAACATAATTCATTTCAGCATTTGTTGGTATTTACCAGTTGGGTACTTAATAATAGCCTAGTAGAAATCAGAATCCCTGCCTGTATCCTAAATTcacctttattttgttgacattCAAGTTGATTCTGACCTTGATGGATTTGAAGGGTAGGAATAAGAGGGCAAGACTGTCTTGAGGCAGAGGTTACAGCATGAACTAGTCTCTAATTGTGAAAGTGCATGGCATGTTTAGAAACTAAGCTGTCAAGCGGCAAGAAGTGTCCTGGGTAATAGGGAGAACCCAAGGCATTGAAGCTAAAAGGAATACTTAAAAAGGGGTCAGGTTGCAGAAAAGCCTTAAATGTCATTGTCATggaatttggaaattaaattccTCCTACATTCCATTTCCTTCATAGGCCAAGAGAGTAAATTTTACCagctctcatcacaagaaaaaaaaaaatctgtaattatgtatggtgacagacgtTAACCACACTTATTCTATgatcatttttgtaatttatacaaatattgaatcatgttGCATACTGGAAACTAATAGAGcctatgtcagttatatctcaatttaaaaaagataaagaactagggtcaatttttttgttgttttgtggaAGGTAGTAGCTTAAGTTGAGAAGTAACAAGGTCAAATCTAGTTTTTgggtttgtggttttttgttttttgtttttttttgctaatcttagaaaaaaattttttgctgCATTGTATTGGCATTTATAGATAAAGATTAAGCAATCCTTCGGGGTTTTGGTTTATTCTTTAGGCCTACATGAAACAGTTTGCCTTTTAATGTGTCTCCATGGAATTCTAGACATGGTGAAAAGAAACAGGTCAGAAGTGTGCATATGAAACATTACAGAAGACAGAATTGTTAAACTGAAATGGTGTCTAGTGATCACTTATTTTAATGGTtatccaacattttaaaaatcagatttgttttttcaaagaaagtagTGGCTAGAGCACTGATGGAGAAATCTGAAAAAAGTGAACCTGCTACAGTTAAAATAGAGGTAGGGGTTCAGGTGTTCTTGGAGTGCAATCTGAAAAACACCTGGTCCACTTTTGTAGATGTCCAGTTTTGTAGATGAAACCAAGATCCAGAAAGGTTAGGTGGGTATGTTTTTCACCATTTCCTGTGTAAACTTTGTGAGGGTTGCAGTTTTTGTTGCTCTTGTCACTGCTGTATATTCAGGTATTCATTAAACATTTGTTACATCAAGTCCAATTCAGTCTTCCTAATTCCTCCAGTTCTCTTTCTATTAAGAGACTATAGAAAGTCTCTTTAGAGACTTTGACCTGTTTTTGCAAGAGTAGGGAATAGGTAGAAAACTGAGACTTCATTAtcacttttgttttctagttttaacTGCTCACATGCTTTCCCCCCTACTCATTTGAAGATACAGTTTGACTTGAGCCTGTGATGTACTTGTCTTAAACTTCCTTTTGTATACTTGTATTTCTATACTTCAGTTTTTCACTGAGCAGGTTATGggcttttagaattatttgtactTCCATATGAAGTGTTAATTGAATATTCTTCAGATTTTACTCTACCTTTTGAGAGTCTCTCCAAAGCCCAGTCCTCAAAGAAGGGAAGATTGGGTGAAATAATATCCTGGTAATATGATGGTGTAATTCCAAAATTTCTCCCAGTTGACTTAAaagagatgttttttttttttttttaagattttatttatttatttgacagagagagatcacaaagcaggcagagaggcaggcagagagagaggaggaagcaggctccctgctgagcagagagcccgatgcgggcctcgaNNNNNNNNNNNNNNNNNNNNNNNNNNNNNNNNNNNNNNNNNNNNNNNNNNNNNNNNNNNNNNNNNNNNNNNNNNNNNNNNNNNNNNNNNNNNNNNNNNNNtgagcagagagcccgatgcgggcctcgatcccaggaccctgagatcatgacctgagccgaaggcagcggcttaacccactgagccacccaggcacccttaaaagagatgttttaattagtttatttatttatgtatttattttaaagggtttgtttatttattaggcagcaagagagggaacacgagcagggggattgagagagggagaagcagtcctcccaccaagcagagcgcccgatgcgggactcaatcccagggccctgggatcacaacctgagccaaaggcagagacttaaccgactcagccgcccaggtgcccctgaaagagATAGTTTAAAAGCTTTTTGGGAGGGGGCACTCAGATTTAACAGTAAACCACTATCGATTCATTCTatttaagaagcaaataaatGGTGCTCGTTTTCAAATGAAAACGTGTTTTCTTATTTCCATATGCCTTTTCCAGGAATGATACTACTGGCAGTTTTACCATTTCTATAGCCGATCATGTGAGAAAGATGAGTTAGTAATGGGAATTACTGGGATCCATTATGGAAGATATAAACATACCCTTTGCTCAGCAGTACTATCTGGTCAGTTATAGGAAACCCTTCAGCTTTGAGAGCACatgcaaaatttaaaaggatgaaaatCTCCCTAGTGTGTCTGAAGTAAGTTCCTTTTGCTCAGAGCAGGATCTGTGTCTCAGGTTTCTAGTCTTCCTTTATAGTTTAGCAGAAGCATCAGGTCCTCTGGTGAAGATATTGCCATGGTGTAATGTAACCATCTGGATACAGCATTTCCTTCTAAGCTGATTAATATCTCGAGAATCTTAAAAATCATTCCTTATGTAAACAAGTGCCTTTTATCTGGGTTTAACTTTTCTTCATTGCTGTTTGTGTTGCATTAGTTATTGTGGTATCTTATTCCTactccacacccccccccccccccccccccccggtttcTGAGACTAGATCTGTAATAATTTTTGTAAACCCCATTCCTTGCCACTGGTTATAGTATTTCAGCTAACTTCATTTTCCTAATTATCTGTAAACCCTGAAGTATTAGAAGCCTAAAGACACTGACATTTTTGAGCCAGTCTTCAGTGGACTTTCCTAGAAATGAGAGCATCCTCATAGACAGCCCTGCATGCGAGAGCAGATCGTGTTTTATTCAGAATTGTCAGAAGGTGTGGGCTAGTGAGAAGGTTGACGGCTTTGATACAGCTCCTGGTTTTGTAGAGGTAATTACTTAACATCTTTGAGCTAAAGGGGATAATAATACCTTCCTTCTAGAGTTGTTGaaagaattatattaaataagtaaCCATTTTTAAAGTACCTGGTGCTTAGCAAAATGAGATACTTAGCAAATGAGAGTCTCCTACATTCCATCTCCTTCAGAATACCAGGATATAATTTCTTCAGATGGTGGAGGCTATATGAGTTTTCCTCATCATATTCCCAATGGCCGCAGGCAGTAGGCACTCAGCTGAGTAAGTGAACTTGGCTTCATATTCACTATTGTTTTTGAAGACGCCCCTTAAAGGATCTGTGTAGGGCCAGCTCTCCCTATCCTTTCCTATATTTAAGGCTTAATCACTGTTTCCgtctttttattatcttcttccactgcccagcccttcctccctccaacaGATCTGCTCTTGGAAGGTTCCCTCTAATGGCCATCTACCTCAGCTAGCTGGCTTGTGGGAAGGTGGATTTAATTGGtttcaagttttctaaaattctgtgCTGGAACTGCTTGTAATAGGAGCCAAAGAAAAGCAGGATGAGGTAGGGAGGCGAGAGGGAGTAGTAAAATGCCTCGCCTAAGCCAATGGCCAAGTTGTAGCTTGCTTGTTTTTCCTAGTATTTCTGAGAAACAGGTATTGTGAAATAAGCTTTGGAACCTGCAATGCCTGGCCTTTTCATTACTTACCAACTATTTGAATCTGTATATATTAATAACCTTGCACgcccttatttgtaaaatgatgaTAGGATAGTGctacttcacagggttgttgtaaGAATCATGTAAGATTATATAGAGAAAAGCAAAGTATTTGGCATGTAGTAGGTTCTCAACcagtatctgttttgttttggtcccgttactcttttttttttttttttttaaatattttatttatttatttgacagagtgagagagatcacaagtaggcagagaggcaggcagagagagggggggaagcaggctccccactgagcagagagcctgatacggggcttgatcccaggaccgtgaggccatgacctgagtggaaggcagaggcttaacccactgagccactcaggcaccccagtcccGTTACTCTTAACACTCTTTATTAAAGCAGCCAAAGAGGAAAACTGATGGACTTAATGCAGTGAGATTTCATCCAAATGGTCATATAGACTGTGTCTGGCTGTGGGCTCTGTCTGCCAGCAGTGACTGGGACAGTTAGTTTTGTAGCTATTAGTCTTCCATTAGAAAAGAATAATCCAGGGTATCCAGATGTGATTGgaattcctcattttaaaaaagatttattttagagagagaacacgtggaagtagggcagggcagagggagaaagagagagaatctttaagcaggctccccactgagcactgagcctgatgtggatggaccctgagatcatgacctgagctgaaatgaagagtcagatgctcgactgactgagccactcaggcaccccaggaattcctcattttttaaaatcactaaggggcacctgggtggctcagtgggttaaggctcagtgggttaagcctctgtcttcggctcaggtcatgatctcagggtcccagcgTCGGGagtcccgcatcgcatcgggctgtctgctcagcagggagcctgctttccccctcctctctcactgcctgcctctctgcctacttgtgatctctctctctcaaataaataaaatcgtcttaaaaaaataaaaatgaaatcactagGGGTGTGgtgtcatatattttttatgcttgtaaaaaatgtgtattttagcaACATTATTGATACTTTGTTGCCAGGGGTCCTATATCCAAAATATTGAGTAATCAGTACTACGTGTACTGATGACTAAATGGATACCAGCCTTGACACCAGAACAGGATCCTGTAAGCCTGTAATGTTCCAGGCCTTCGTCTTTTAATTAGCTGGATCATGAGGAGGTCTTGTGGGTCTGGGGCAAGGGGCCAGCTTTGTGGGGTATAACGGGAAAGCAGGATCAGGGCTGTGTGACTATTTACTGGTGGCATTCTTTAACAAAAATGATTGTTAAAATGCATAGTAGCTGGATATTGACCTATTTCTTGGTAGTTCAGTGATGAATAAATTATGTTCTTATTTCTGATTCTGCCTCTCCAGGTTAGTATGAATGTGTCTCTGTAGGATAGAGGAGCTTATACTTTGCTGACCTTGATGTTCTTTTTAAGgtgctgaaaaaaaaacaatctgacttaaaaaatattgaaatgtgaTTCAAGAAAAGACTAATGAAGCAAATATTCTTgatattaaaaatgttacttctgggatgcctgggtggcgcagtgggttaggcctttgcctttggctcgggtcatgatcccaaggtcctgggatcaagccctgcatcgggctctctgctcagtggggagcctgcttccctctctctctctgcctgtctctctgcctacttgtgatttctctctctctgtcaaataaataagtaaaatcttttaaagaaatgttactTCTCTGACAAGGGAGAAGATGAGGAAACTCATTTAAGGAGAgcttatgattaatttttttttttataaatgtatagtgactagatatttcataaaatatttaccttGTAAATTTGGATTTTCATGTCTGGTTTGCTTACAGCAAGAatagaataaacttttttttggtgggaatCTAGTCTCTAGAAAGAGATTATGTTCCTGAGGCAGATACATCCTTTGGGTAGATCTTGTGATAATTTAGTCTTGCCAAGAAGGGCATAGATGCCTAGAGAAAACCAGAGGCTGTATCTAACTGGTATCTAACTGATGGTATAAGCCAGGCTGACCAGCTAAGTACCTCTATTGAAAGGTATATAGCCATGCCAGTTACTGGAGGCGGCGGGGCGGCAAGGGCGGCGAGCGGGTCCTTGTGGCCTAGAAAAGTCCTGCAAAAATGTCTCTGTACCCATCTCTTGAAGACCTGAAGGTAGACAAAGTTATTCAGGCTCAAACTGCCTTTTCTGCAAACCCTGGCAACCTAGCAATTTTGTCTGAAGCTTCTGCTCCCATCTCTCAAGATGGAAATCTCTATCCTAAATTGTATCCGGAGCTCTCCCAGTACATGGGCCTGAGTTTAAATGAAGAACAAATCCGTGCAAATATGGCCGTGGTCCCTGGAGCACCAGTTCAGGGGCAGTTGGTGGCAAGACCTTCTAGTATGAACTATATGGTGGCTCCTGTAACTGGTAATGATGTTGGAATTCGTAGAGCAGAAATTAAGCAAGGGATTCGTGAAGTCATTTTGTGTAAGGATCAAGATGGAAAAATTGGGCTCAGGCTTAAATCAATAGATAATGGCATATTTGTTCAGCTGGTCCAGGCAAATTCTCCAGCCTCATTGGTTGGTCTGAGATTTGGGGACCAAGTACTCCAGATCAATGGGGAAAACTGTGCAGGCTGGAGCTCTGATAAAGCACACAAGGTACTCAAACAGGCTTTTGGAGAGAAGATTACTATGACTGTTCATGACAGGCCCTTTGAACGGACAGTTACCAAGCATAAGGATAGTACTGGACATGTtggctttatctttaaaaatggaaagataacatCCATAGTGAAAGATAGTTCTGCAGCCAGAAATGGTCTTCTCACAGAACATAACATCTGTGAAGTCAATGGGCAGAATGTCATTGGGCTGAAGGATTCTCAAATTGCAGACATACTGTCAACATCTGAGACTGTAGTTACTATTACAATCATGCCTGCTTTTATCTTTGAACATATTATTAAACGGA of Mustela nigripes isolate SB6536 chromosome 1, MUSNIG.SB6536, whole genome shotgun sequence contains these proteins:
- the LOC132014260 gene encoding syntenin-1-like yields the protein MSLYPSLEDLKVDKVIQAQTAFSANPGNLAILSEASAPISQDGNLYPKLYPELSQYMGLSLNEEQIRANMAVVPGAPVQGQLVARPSSMNYMVAPVTGNDVGIRRAEIKQGIREVILCKDQDGKIGLRLKSIDNGIFVQLVQANSPASLVGLRFGDQVLQINGENCAGWSSDKAHKVLKQAFGEKITMTVHDRPFERTVTKHKDSTGHVGFIFKNGKITSIVKDSSAARNGLLTEHNICEVNGQNVIGLKDSQIADILSTSETVVTITIMPAFIFEHIIKRMAPSIMKSLMDHTIPEV